A portion of the Pseudorasbora parva isolate DD20220531a chromosome 1, ASM2467924v1, whole genome shotgun sequence genome contains these proteins:
- the creb3l1 gene encoding cyclic AMP-responsive element-binding protein 3-like protein 1 isoform X2: MDTILDNFASDKLFPNSNLLDLEDLNESDFLSNVHFSEQMEDFSNDLFSSFFDDHLLAERNPLLDMDLDPPNPDIQAEHSYSLSGDSAPQSPSMPIKSDDDAASEGMWSFSQDLTAILVKQEPSLMSDNCPDTEPPLANSSTCSQPLTLAPPPQRNHTGEKASKGLSSNSIPAIKAEPREVNQFLSVPSDEHLQLPPTPPSSHGSDSDGSQSPHSLPPLSPGHLQSPHSLPPSSPARLQARTSTAISSSPLLTAPHKLQGTSGPLMLTEEEKRTLIAEGYPVPNKLPLTKTEEKALKRVRRKIKNKISAQESRRKKKEYVECLEKKVENYTSENNELWKKVETLENANRSLLQQLQRLQALVSGKVPRSCKIASTQTGTCLMVVALCFVLVLGSLAPCLPELSLYSSSLSSSSSHTVKSAPLPSGDLYTTSQVRSRSLLFYDEGGPVEDGHRGVLSVERMEGVPRHVQDLKDSHEQDHSALVSRYLSQAQPEPASYSNTSAAPLRPPEPHYHSR, translated from the exons CACTTCTCCGAGCAAATGGAGGACTTCTCCAATGACCTTTTCAGCAGTTTCTTTGATGATCATCTGTTGGCGGAGAGGAACCCATTGTTAGATATGGATCTGGACCCTCCAAACCCAGACATCCAGGCAGAACACAGCTACTCCCTCAGCGGGGACTCTGCCCCACAGAGCCCCTCCATGCCCATCAAATCAGATGATGATGCAG CCTCAGAAGGAATGTGGTCATTCAGTCAAGATCTCACAGCTATTCTAGTGAAGCAGGAGCCCAGCCTGATGTCAGACAACTGCCCTGATACAGAGCCCCCTCTGGCCAACTCCAGCACCTGCTCACAACCCCTCACTCTTGCCCCTCCACCACAGAGGAACCACACAGGGGAAAAG GCTTCCAAAGGCCTGAGCTCAAACTCCATTCCTGCCATTAAAGCAGAGCCCAGAGAGGTGAACCAGTTCCTCAGTGTGCCCTCAG ATGAACATCTGCAGTTGCCGCCCACTCCTCCCAGCAGCCATGGCAGCGACAGCGATGGATCCCAGAGCCCACATTCACTACCACCGTTAAGCCCTGGCCACCTGCAGAGCCCACATTCACTGCCTCCCTCCAGCCCTGCTCGGCTACAGGCCCGAACCTCCACAGCCATCTCCTCGTCCCCTCTCCTCACCGCCCCGCAT AAGCTGCAAGGAACATCAGGCCCTTTGATGCTGACAGAGGAAGAGAAGAGGACTTTGATCGCTGAGGGATATCCCGTCCCCAACAAACTACCACTCACCAAAACCGAGGAGAAAGCCCTCAAACGGGTCCGCaggaaaataaaaaacaag ATCTCTGCACAGGAAAGCCGCAGGAAGAAGAAGGAATACGTGGAGTGTTTGGAGAAAAA AGTGGAGAACTACACTTCAGAGAACAATGAACTTTGGAAAAAAGTTGAGACGCTCGAGAATGCCAACAG GTCTCTACTTCAACAGCTGCAAAGACTGCAGGCTCTAGTAAGCGGGAAAGTGCCTCGATCCTGCAAGATCGCCTCCACGCAGACCGGAACCTGCCTCATG GTGGTGGCGCTGTGTTTTGTGTTGGTGCTGGGCTCGTTGGCTCCCTGCCTGCCCGAGCTCTCCCTCTACTCTTCCTCCTTATCCTCATCATCCTCACACACGGTGAAGTCCGCACCACTGCCCTCAGGTGACCTCTACACCACCAGCCAGG TCCGCTCCCGCAGCCTGCTCTTCTATGACGAGGGTGGCCCAGTGGAGGACGGCCACAGGGGCGTGCTGAGTGTGGAGAGGATGGAGGGGGTGCCGCGACATGTACAGGACCTGAAGGACAGCCACGAGCAGGATCATTCTGCTCTCGTGAGCAGGTACTTGAGCCAGGCGCAACCAGAGCCTGCAAGCTACAGCAACACATCCGCGGCCCCACTCCGTCCCCCTGAACCACACTACCACTCGAGGTGA
- the creb3l1 gene encoding cyclic AMP-responsive element-binding protein 3-like protein 1 isoform X1: protein MDTILDNFASDKLFPNSNLLDLEDLNESDFLSNVHFSEQMEDFSNDLFSSFFDDHLLAERNPLLDMDLDPPNPDIQAEHSYSLSGDSAPQSPSMPIKSDDDAASEGMWSFSQDLTAILVKQEPSLMSDNCPDTEPPLANSSTCSQPLTLAPPPQRNHTGEKASKGLSSNSIPAIKAEPREVNQFLSVPSDEHLQLPPTPPSSHGSDSDGSQSPHSLPPLSPGHLQSPHSLPPSSPARLQARTSTAISSSPLLTAPHKLQGTSGPLMLTEEEKRTLIAEGYPVPNKLPLTKTEEKALKRVRRKIKNKISAQESRRKKKEYVECLEKKVENYTSENNELWKKVETLENANRSLLQQLQRLQALVSGKVPRSCKIASTQTGTCLMVVALCFVLVLGSLAPCLPELSLYSSSLSSSSSHTVKSAPLPSGDLYTTSQVRSRSLLFYDEGGPVEDGHRGVLSVERMEGVPRHVQDLKDSHEQDHSALVSRYLSQAQPEPASYSNTSAAPLRPPEPHYHSSKRDPEGGAEYF, encoded by the exons CACTTCTCCGAGCAAATGGAGGACTTCTCCAATGACCTTTTCAGCAGTTTCTTTGATGATCATCTGTTGGCGGAGAGGAACCCATTGTTAGATATGGATCTGGACCCTCCAAACCCAGACATCCAGGCAGAACACAGCTACTCCCTCAGCGGGGACTCTGCCCCACAGAGCCCCTCCATGCCCATCAAATCAGATGATGATGCAG CCTCAGAAGGAATGTGGTCATTCAGTCAAGATCTCACAGCTATTCTAGTGAAGCAGGAGCCCAGCCTGATGTCAGACAACTGCCCTGATACAGAGCCCCCTCTGGCCAACTCCAGCACCTGCTCACAACCCCTCACTCTTGCCCCTCCACCACAGAGGAACCACACAGGGGAAAAG GCTTCCAAAGGCCTGAGCTCAAACTCCATTCCTGCCATTAAAGCAGAGCCCAGAGAGGTGAACCAGTTCCTCAGTGTGCCCTCAG ATGAACATCTGCAGTTGCCGCCCACTCCTCCCAGCAGCCATGGCAGCGACAGCGATGGATCCCAGAGCCCACATTCACTACCACCGTTAAGCCCTGGCCACCTGCAGAGCCCACATTCACTGCCTCCCTCCAGCCCTGCTCGGCTACAGGCCCGAACCTCCACAGCCATCTCCTCGTCCCCTCTCCTCACCGCCCCGCAT AAGCTGCAAGGAACATCAGGCCCTTTGATGCTGACAGAGGAAGAGAAGAGGACTTTGATCGCTGAGGGATATCCCGTCCCCAACAAACTACCACTCACCAAAACCGAGGAGAAAGCCCTCAAACGGGTCCGCaggaaaataaaaaacaag ATCTCTGCACAGGAAAGCCGCAGGAAGAAGAAGGAATACGTGGAGTGTTTGGAGAAAAA AGTGGAGAACTACACTTCAGAGAACAATGAACTTTGGAAAAAAGTTGAGACGCTCGAGAATGCCAACAG GTCTCTACTTCAACAGCTGCAAAGACTGCAGGCTCTAGTAAGCGGGAAAGTGCCTCGATCCTGCAAGATCGCCTCCACGCAGACCGGAACCTGCCTCATG GTGGTGGCGCTGTGTTTTGTGTTGGTGCTGGGCTCGTTGGCTCCCTGCCTGCCCGAGCTCTCCCTCTACTCTTCCTCCTTATCCTCATCATCCTCACACACGGTGAAGTCCGCACCACTGCCCTCAGGTGACCTCTACACCACCAGCCAGG TCCGCTCCCGCAGCCTGCTCTTCTATGACGAGGGTGGCCCAGTGGAGGACGGCCACAGGGGCGTGCTGAGTGTGGAGAGGATGGAGGGGGTGCCGCGACATGTACAGGACCTGAAGGACAGCCACGAGCAGGATCATTCTGCTCTCGTGAGCAGGTACTTGAGCCAGGCGCAACCAGAGCCTGCAAGCTACAGCAACACATCCGCGGCCCCACTCCGTCCCCCTGAACCACACTACCACTCGAG CAAGCGGGATCCTGAGGGAGGAGCTGAATATTTCTAG
- the creb3l1 gene encoding cyclic AMP-responsive element-binding protein 3-like protein 1 isoform X3: protein MEDFSNDLFSSFFDDHLLAERNPLLDMDLDPPNPDIQAEHSYSLSGDSAPQSPSMPIKSDDDAASEGMWSFSQDLTAILVKQEPSLMSDNCPDTEPPLANSSTCSQPLTLAPPPQRNHTGEKASKGLSSNSIPAIKAEPREVNQFLSVPSDEHLQLPPTPPSSHGSDSDGSQSPHSLPPLSPGHLQSPHSLPPSSPARLQARTSTAISSSPLLTAPHKLQGTSGPLMLTEEEKRTLIAEGYPVPNKLPLTKTEEKALKRVRRKIKNKISAQESRRKKKEYVECLEKKVENYTSENNELWKKVETLENANRSLLQQLQRLQALVSGKVPRSCKIASTQTGTCLMVVALCFVLVLGSLAPCLPELSLYSSSLSSSSSHTVKSAPLPSGDLYTTSQVRSRSLLFYDEGGPVEDGHRGVLSVERMEGVPRHVQDLKDSHEQDHSALVSRYLSQAQPEPASYSNTSAAPLRPPEPHYHSSKRDPEGGAEYF from the exons ATGGAGGACTTCTCCAATGACCTTTTCAGCAGTTTCTTTGATGATCATCTGTTGGCGGAGAGGAACCCATTGTTAGATATGGATCTGGACCCTCCAAACCCAGACATCCAGGCAGAACACAGCTACTCCCTCAGCGGGGACTCTGCCCCACAGAGCCCCTCCATGCCCATCAAATCAGATGATGATGCAG CCTCAGAAGGAATGTGGTCATTCAGTCAAGATCTCACAGCTATTCTAGTGAAGCAGGAGCCCAGCCTGATGTCAGACAACTGCCCTGATACAGAGCCCCCTCTGGCCAACTCCAGCACCTGCTCACAACCCCTCACTCTTGCCCCTCCACCACAGAGGAACCACACAGGGGAAAAG GCTTCCAAAGGCCTGAGCTCAAACTCCATTCCTGCCATTAAAGCAGAGCCCAGAGAGGTGAACCAGTTCCTCAGTGTGCCCTCAG ATGAACATCTGCAGTTGCCGCCCACTCCTCCCAGCAGCCATGGCAGCGACAGCGATGGATCCCAGAGCCCACATTCACTACCACCGTTAAGCCCTGGCCACCTGCAGAGCCCACATTCACTGCCTCCCTCCAGCCCTGCTCGGCTACAGGCCCGAACCTCCACAGCCATCTCCTCGTCCCCTCTCCTCACCGCCCCGCAT AAGCTGCAAGGAACATCAGGCCCTTTGATGCTGACAGAGGAAGAGAAGAGGACTTTGATCGCTGAGGGATATCCCGTCCCCAACAAACTACCACTCACCAAAACCGAGGAGAAAGCCCTCAAACGGGTCCGCaggaaaataaaaaacaag ATCTCTGCACAGGAAAGCCGCAGGAAGAAGAAGGAATACGTGGAGTGTTTGGAGAAAAA AGTGGAGAACTACACTTCAGAGAACAATGAACTTTGGAAAAAAGTTGAGACGCTCGAGAATGCCAACAG GTCTCTACTTCAACAGCTGCAAAGACTGCAGGCTCTAGTAAGCGGGAAAGTGCCTCGATCCTGCAAGATCGCCTCCACGCAGACCGGAACCTGCCTCATG GTGGTGGCGCTGTGTTTTGTGTTGGTGCTGGGCTCGTTGGCTCCCTGCCTGCCCGAGCTCTCCCTCTACTCTTCCTCCTTATCCTCATCATCCTCACACACGGTGAAGTCCGCACCACTGCCCTCAGGTGACCTCTACACCACCAGCCAGG TCCGCTCCCGCAGCCTGCTCTTCTATGACGAGGGTGGCCCAGTGGAGGACGGCCACAGGGGCGTGCTGAGTGTGGAGAGGATGGAGGGGGTGCCGCGACATGTACAGGACCTGAAGGACAGCCACGAGCAGGATCATTCTGCTCTCGTGAGCAGGTACTTGAGCCAGGCGCAACCAGAGCCTGCAAGCTACAGCAACACATCCGCGGCCCCACTCCGTCCCCCTGAACCACACTACCACTCGAG CAAGCGGGATCCTGAGGGAGGAGCTGAATATTTCTAG